From Rudanella lutea DSM 19387, a single genomic window includes:
- a CDS encoding VOC family protein, translating to MIQFKRLDHILVTIPPGTTQQARTFYALTLGLTEIPGGHPHGAIWFDMADIQLHLREEEGGNFSSRHPAFEVINLEAARQELEQKAVQITYSSEIDGRQRFFIRDPFGNRIEFLEYN from the coding sequence ATGATCCAATTTAAACGACTCGACCATATCCTTGTCACTATACCGCCCGGTACCACGCAACAGGCCCGAACGTTTTACGCCCTAACCCTCGGCCTGACCGAAATTCCAGGCGGGCACCCGCACGGGGCCATCTGGTTCGACATGGCGGATATTCAGTTGCACCTGCGCGAAGAAGAAGGCGGTAACTTCTCGTCCCGGCACCCGGCGTTTGAAGTCATCAACCTCGAAGCGGCCCGGCAGGAACTGGAGCAGAAGGCTGTTCAGATCACGTATTCGTCGGAGATTGACGGGCGGCAACGTTTTTTTATCCGTGATCCATTTGGCAACCGCATTGAGTTTCTGGAATACAATTAG